The genomic interval CTGATCAGCCACTTACACACAGTGGGGAAGATTACGAGCAATGGACAAGTTCAGCATATTCACTCCTTAAAGTTACTCGACATGAAATGTAATGGTTCAGGGGAGAAACTGTATGTTGCCGGGACAATCGTAAATGAAACCAACTTGTATAACATTTTTCCTTGGCTGGATTGGTTCATTTGTGGGTGTCTTGGGAGCTCTGCGAGTTAATAAATACAGCTGAAACTGTAACCCAAGGTGCCAGTCATGACAAGCTTTATTAGCAGAGCAAAAGAAAAGGAAGTCCAATGTCCAAAATACATATCAAACAACTACATGTCAACCAGATAGAAAAGAAAACAGCAATAATAGCTATCAAATAAATATTCACATCAACAACACGATATCGCTCTTTCATTGTTTGAATCAAACATTTTCCTGCGACATTCTTCAAAGATGTCTTCACAAAGATTATAAAACGAGATATGTACAAACATACAACTGTTATAGGACATGCTAGGAATTAGACTGCATCAATGTACCACACGCTGACTGTAGTACACACTGGCTGGCTGCATATTAACTGATATGGTCCATGAAATGCTTCTGTATCCAATACCTGAGCCCCCTGTATGAGCTTGGAACTATTAGAAAACTTGAGAAAAACAAAACATTCTGAATCCAAATTCCGATCAAcccttgagatagaagcagaaCCTGGAGTTACAATGTATGTGGATATGTCCTGTTATGTGATACGCCCTCTTCACTCCCTATCTGTGCTACGAACCAACCGAGAGACTCAGAGGAGCCAGTCTGAGTCTCGATTGGTTTCCTGTGTTGAACTGTTGCTAGGCGTTGTTGAGGAATTCCAGTGTGTGACCAACAAGGAACCTAGAGCCTTTGTGCAAATCAAATCACTCCTCCAAGTccctgtgactgactgactaccgCAGCTCACCACATAGGTTAGCAAACACGGTCTCAGTCACAAAATCAAAACAACGATTCAATTCACGCTTTAATAGGAAAATTAAAACACAATAAACCCAGAAAAACAAATAATGGAAAAATATCTATCTTTGGACAGGGCCAGCCTGTGCATTTGTTAGTCGATTGTTCAAAGTTAGGAGGCTTCCACATAACGTACCCCAATGCAAAACGCTTCTACAAGCCAACAGTGGCTGGAGCCTCATGTCTTAGACCAGATCATTTCCTTCACTCACTCATCTCCTAACGATACTGTACAACTGATAGCAGACTCACTGACATCCTCAAATAGCAATATTCACCTTTAGtgtcaaatgtaaaaaaatggtTTCGCGGCACAGCAAGCCATGTCATTGGTTACCCTACATACCAGTGGCTACTGACGGGTAGAAGAGGAGAAAGGGGCAAACACGGATGGGACGGGAGCAGAAATGATGGTGGTTCAGTTTGTTTTGCCATACTGTACATAGGCTACTGTTTGTCCATGGAGCTGTCACATGACATATCTCCCAAACTGATCCCAAAGCTGCATTTTTTTTTATTGCCACTCGATCAGTTGACTTTGCATCGCAATAACTCGGATCATTATTGCTTGATATGCTAAAGCAGAGCTAGATCAATGCCATAGTGTACACCCACATTTCCAACCATGAAGCCAAAGATtcaagcaacaaaaaaaaaagggGGGTCATAGTTTAGCGACCCATTGGACTGGACTGTCCTGCATGTTGGTGGGACTTAAGTGCTGTTCACTGGAGGTTTACTGGAGGAACAAGAGCAATAGAAGGACGAGAAGAAACCTTTTGGAAGAGTAAGAGTAAAGGAAATAGAGTGCTACATTGGAttgttgaaaatgaaataaatcaACAGCTATATTTTCAACAATCAAGATGAACTTGGGGGATAAGATGTTAAAGACATAATAGAAACTGCACATCTCTGTTGGTTAtcaacagtgtttcccctaggattTTTTTCAGCAGCGGTGGCAAATTTAGTGTGTAGGGGTGGGAGGATAAAAGTTCTCTTCACAAGATAAAAACGGTCACATGTTGCACATTATCCAATTTGGACAAATCACCATGTGCCTAAATAGTAGTGATGTCACACCATCATGGTTGCATACCGTTACTGTAACAAGTTAGAACAACGATGAGCTGATGATCAAAAAGTCAAGATACCGTACTGAAAAATATGAGATATGCACTAAAGAGTACTTCAGGACAAAGTGTCCACTTGTTCTgaattgggggaggggggggaattCAACATGGAAGAAATCCTTCTCTTGATAAAGCCCTCGTGATGAAACCCAACACGAATGGCCAATGGCGCGGCCCCCGACCAAACATTTTAGAGGCCGTCCTCTTCGCCGCAGATAAAATGTTTCTGTTTTTAAAGTTAATTtgctgcagttctacacattttgtcatggcttATGCTGTGTTCTTACGTTCTCTtagtgactcaaacattataacaaaatcaatAGGGGCCTATGCCATGAAATTTCTTGAATTTTTGATTCTTCCTGACTGTCTCGTTTTTATTTAGGTGATTGTTAGTTATCAAAGTTGAtctaattaaaaaatatatagctcCATTATCTGTTCTACATGCTTTATATCTGGTTTCAGGCCTAAAGCTACTAAATGAATTTAGCTGAAACACTGATCAAAATACTAATAACGTGATACTGAAACACTTTCTTTCTCCTGTAGTAGGTCCGTAAACTGGAAATTCCATTTCCCCAGTGGACTCATCCTGACAGTTTTTAAGCAGCATATTCTAGTTGCAAACAGACAGTCCTTTAAAGAATCACCTCAGGGGATTTTCAACACTGACCTGGTATCCATTACCATAAGCAAGTTCCCAGATCTCTTGACAGATCTGCATTAAACCATGTTGTGTCTATGGCCCAGGGAAGAACAATACCCTACTCCCTGGAAGTGGTTTCCTCTTTATCAAATGATGGGAGAGAACTGGATTTCTAGCACTCCAGTACATTTACTTGTTGTTTTACTTCCCTATTGTCTTTGCTTAACCCAAAGCTCCCTTATCTATCTGTTCTGTACATTGCCTCTTTAGCCTGGTACTCCACTGACTGAGAGCCTAGAAGAGCACGGATGGCTCACACCTCACAGTCTAGCCTGGCGTCTGCctgtctgtatgtgtctctgcctccctccctccctgcctccctccctgcctgtctgtgtctgtctgtctgtctgtctgtctagacctGCTGCTCTTATCACAGGCGAGACAATGAGATGTGTAATGGCCCTCTGTTCTCGCTGTGGTCAAATCAAACACTCCTCTCTCCACGCCTCTCTCAATCAGCCCCCGTTGGGCCTAAATCAAGAAGAGCCCAAAACCCTTTTGGGAGAACACCGATTTGCTCACGTTGCTACACCTTATAGTTCCCACTCTGCAGTGTAGGAGGGATACAATGTTCAATAATGTCTGATATATTTTCATGCTAGATTTGTTTTGAAAAATAGGCAATGCATTTTCTTGAGAGGCATTTTTTCTTCACAAAGTTTAAACTTTGTCACTTGTTGCACATTTTCCAATTTGGACAAATCAACATGTGCCTAAATAGTAGTGATGTCACACCATCATGGTTGCATACCGTTACTGTAACAAGTTAGAACAATGGTTAGCTGATGATCAAAAAGCCAAGATACAGTACTGAAAAATATGAGATATGCACTGAAGAGTACTTCAGGACAAAGTGGACAAGGGGTCCACTTGTTCTGAATTGATTTCACTTTGAGGGGGGGTGAGGAAGGATTCAACATGGAAGAAGAGCCAACTCTTGATTAAGCCATCGTGAtgaaacacccccccccccttccccgaACCAAACAGTCAGGGGTTCTGGGGAATTGGAGCAGCGTGTGGGAGGGGAGTGACACCCCCCGCCCTGTGTCTCCACTCACATGACGGAGCAGCTCTTGGTCTTCTCCTTCTTGAAGGTAGAGGAGAGCAGCTCGGAGCGGCTGGGGAGGTGGAGGAGTCTCTTCGAGAGACGTCGGGTGGGGCTGGTCTTGGGGAGCGGCTGGAGCTTGTTGATGCAAGCAAGAGCGGCCGTCCGGAACACACTGTGGATACTCTTCTCTGAGGTGAATGCTGAACACTCCAGGTAGGCCTCAGCGCCTAGCTGCTTGGCCATAGAGGAACCCTGAGGTAGGAGgggggcagagaagagagagtaggTGAGACCTTGTTCTGTTCCATACAACAGATACAATGGCTCTATCAGAACATTGTACCCCCCCTGAATAGAcccagtgtgtgtaatgtgtgtatgtgtgtgcgggcGCCATCTCAGTCTCACCTGCTCATGGGTGATGGGGACCTGTTTCTGATTGGACAGCTCCATCAGGGTGCAGACGTCAGTGCGCAGGTCGGTCTTACAGCCAATTAGAAGAATGCGTGTGCTGGGGCAGAAATCTAGGATCTCTGTCTTCCACTGGAAAGACAACAGAGTAGATATTTACTCACACGTAGTCATGATAatgaacaggtcaggattagggTTAGGTCCAGATAGAGATCCTGAATTAATTcctaattggaatgaatggcagtagaggcATAGGTGATGCATTTCCTGCTTTTACTTATGCAGCAAAATAAAAGCAAGGCATGTGATATTTCAGAAATATAAATATTGTCAACCCAAATTACTGTTGTATAGTTATAAATACAGTTTATATGAATTTTATACCAATATTCTGAGTAAATATCCACTCAAATATATGTAAACAGACCATAAATGTCTCAATTTGTGTTTTCTTGGAAAGCTGTGAGCGTTATGATATGATAACATTATGAAATTCTTATTGAATTTTTGTGTCTAAGTCACATTATCAACTGATTTCAGCCAATGGAATATTGGCAGTTCATTTGGAAAACGTATGTTATCATTCCCAGAGTTGCCAACTTAGAgactttgtcgctatatttacTGGATTTTCAGACCCCTCCAGTGACTTTTATTGGTAAAAGATTCGAGCGACAAATTCAGCTACTTTCAGGCTGCCTTTCGAGAGGTTTGACATAGAGAGTTTCTATGGTCATGATAGCATTTTGCGGCTTTTCCCACTCAATTATGCTGAAAACGAGAGTGGGAGAAACTGTCTGTGCAACAGAAGTCACAGCAAGAGCCGCACACAGGCAGAGAAGCACGGGGGGTGTTCaacaggagaggggaggcaaAAACGCACGGCAAGGAAAATTGGTGGTGTGTCGCCACATCAACGGCAAAACGACATCTAATGACTTCTAGCGACAAATCAAGCCAATAGTGGATCTCACTGAAACATTGTTGGCAACACTCCTCTAAAACTGGCTGGCTAAAGCTAGCTAACAAACAGTGCAGATAATCTTCAAATTCATTGTTTTACACAATATATTATCACAGCACTGGTTGACCAACTCTCTtaccaaaatggctgacctttTAGGACATCATAAGAAGGTTCATTTCCACTCTAGTTTTGTAATTCTTAATTCTATAGATAGGTCTCCCCAAATACAAATGTACCTGGCTTGTGAATACCTACATAAATTGTCAAAGGACCTGGTGAAGTCCATAAACTAGCTATAAACTAGATAGCAGCAATACTTTGCCTCTGTTTTGAATGTCAAATTTTGAAAACCCCAATAACATCCAGATTATTTTAGCCTGATGGCTGGAGACATACAAAAGTAGGTGGAACACTATCTACACCACTCTAGTCGACGTTTGGCATTGCAcctggtgatcttaggcttgtgtgcggctgctcagccatggaaactcATGAAGCTCCCattgaacagttcttgtgctgacgagGCCGTTGGGAACTAAGTAGTGAGTGTAGCAACTGAGAACAGACTATTTGTACGTGCcatgtgcttcagcactcagtggtcccgttctgtgagcttgcctaccacttcgcggctgtgccgttgttgctcctagacatttccacttaacaataacagcacttacagttgaccagggcagctccagcagagcagaaatttgatgaactgacttgttggacaagtggcatcctatgacagagCCATGGTTAAAGCAACTGtgctcttcagtatgggccattctacttGTAATGTTCGTCTATGGATATTGAATACCTGTGTGCTcgtttttatacacctgtcagcaacgggtgtggctgaaatagccgaatccactcatttgaagggatgtccacatacttttggcctaTTAGTTTATGATGTATGAAGCTACATGAAACAATTATAACTATTTTattaagttacagttcatataaggaaatcagtcaattgaaataaatgaattaataTGGTCTCCCCTCATaaggggagccaggcccagccaatcaaaatgagtttttccccacaaaaggactttattagacagaaatactcctcaattTCTTCAGCTGTCCGGgttgctggtctcagacgatcccgcaggtgaagaaggtCCTGTGCTGCCGTGGTTACAAGtcgtctgcggttgtgagaccggttggacgTTTCGCCATATTTTCTAAAACGAcgttggtagagaaattaacattcagttctctggcaacagctttggtggataTTCCTGAAGTCAGCATGTCAATCTCACGCCCGCTTAGGGGGGAAATGTGCGAAATATTAGTTTGGTGATCCCTTTGCGTAATACCCAAGACTGCTTTGTTTTCAAATGTCAGCATGTAGATGAAACATAAGGCCAAAAACACGACTTTGAGAAAACCCGGCCTACAAGACCCATTTTTATCACCGCCCTGTCCTGAGACTGAGGGCCCGGAGACTAGCACTTTACCCGGGGGTGCGGCTTTGCCTTGTGGCGCTGAAATGAACATTCGAGGCCATCAAGCTACTATGCTCGGAGATAGATGAAATGAAAATGGAGGTAGTTGCTACGATTGAGGCCCGAATACAAGAGGTTTCTGATACTTTAAAAGCAGATTTAATTATCCTGTGAAACGAGACGGTGCCAGCTATCACATCCCTCAAAAGCTGTACACCATGACAATTGCAGCACTGGAGACCTCGGCTTCCAGTGTCTCTGACGTGACTACCTCCCTGGAGGCTGACGTGAAACGCCTGACTGTGGATCTGAAAAAGGTACAGTAGACCTATGTGAGCTTAGAGGGAGTTTCTTGTCGCAATAACCTGAGACTGGTATTGGTCCCAGAGTCCATGCCACGGATTTAATCTCTGGGCTGCTGAAGGATGTTCTCGCTATGGATGAGAAGCCCCTGATTGATCGTGCCCACCGGTCACTGCGCCCAAAGCCCCGGGACAGTGAGAGGCCCCGTGACATTAATCTTCGAGTGCACTTTTTCCATGAGGCCCCGGGACAGTGAGAGGCCCCGTGACATTAATCTTCGAGTGCACTTTTACCACTCTAAGCTTTCAAGGACAGAGCTTCTCTATCTACCGCAACTACTCCCCCACTGTGTCCAGGCAGCGTGTAGCTTTCGGGCAGGCTAATTGACTACTACGTGACCATCCAGGTATGAAGTGTGGACTGCGATTCCCAGCCCGTCTATGGCTTTCAAAGACTACACCTTCGATTCTCCGGAGGAGGTTACGGCTCACATTCAACGCCACATCAAGAAGTCTTGAACTTGCTTATAGATCAGCAACTGTTGCTTGCTAACTGTGGACAGTAACTAAGTAGCCCACCTGTGGTATAACTATGTTTAGTTATAACTGTACTATTCCTGTATAGTTAGGAGTCGATGTGATTGAATGTTTTGGTCATCCAGTGTGCTTGCCTTAACAGCATTCAGTCATTTTTATTAAGGGTTTACGTCATTTGTTTGTTTCCATGCTGTCTCATTGGCCTATTGAATTTGTTTACATATTGTCTCATTGACCCCGAAATATTTTCGGTTATTTGTTTACCGCATCCGTTTTGTCTCGACCCAGTAAACAGTAATGTTCAAAGGCTACAAGTTTTTGGGGAGTCTTCACTTCAATGTTGAACATTTGTAACGTCATTTATACCCACAAACTTTCAACGTTGCACAGACGTAGTTTTGTGGGCTTGACTGTACGCTGGCAAACTTTTTGGGGGGTCGTTTTAATACGATTTGCTTACTTGAAATTTGAGGTTTTTGGTTGAGATCCTCGGTACATTTGATTGAACTTTTTATTTTCCATCTCTTGTTTTGCTGCTTGATTCACTAACACAGAGCGCTACTTTAGAGGGCAGGACTGTGGGTTTAACACCGCACTCCCAAAGACATACTGTGCAAAGAAAACATGTTCTATTTAGGGTTATACCTCGTTTGGGGAGGTATTGTCTAGGAAGGAGGTTGAATTGTCCAGTTCTAATGTTATTTTCCTTTTAGTTTTTTTCCCCTTATTTTTTCCAAATATTACACCGTACATTGTTATTCTGAGACAAGTTATCCTGGCACTTTTGGGTATTCATTGCTTTCCCACCGTATGCCCTAATGACAGGGTTGTATAATAGGAGTGCTCAGGGTGGCCAAAATTATACCATCAAGGACATTTTGTGGAACATCAAAGTGGCTAACAACCCTGTGGCTAACAACACATTTAAAGGGTATGAACATAAATGTAGCATTTCTACAAGAGACTCACTTGAGGACTGGTGAGCACTTTAGGATTCGCAGGAACTGGGTTGGTCAACTGTTCCACTCTAACTTTTATAGTAAATCAAGAGTTGCTGCCATTTTGTTTGATAAAACTACTCCCTTTGTTGCTTTTGAGGTTATTCCTGATCCTAAGGGACGATACGTCATAGTAACTGGTAAACTGTTTACTACCCCTCTTGTTTTGGCTAatgtttatgctcccaattgggATGATAAGTTTAAATTCTACCTTATGATCTGATATACCCAATTTAGATTCCTATTTGTTGATGTTAGAGGGACTTCAAATGTACAATATCCCCAGTTCTTGACTGGTTATCCCCAGTTCTTGACTGGTTATCCCCAGTTCTTGACTGGTTATCCCCAGTTCTTGACTGGTTATCCCCAGTTCTTCAAGTCATTGCAAAGATCTTCGGGCCCATCTAAATGTGCCCTACTTATTTAATATTTTCTTCAGAAATATGATATGTGTGATGCCTGGTGTTTACTACACCCTACAGATAGACAGTATTCCTTTTTTTTTTCTCATGTTCATCAAACATACTCCCGCATTGATGACTTCTTTTTGGACAACAAACTTCTGCCTAAACTTGTTCCTATGAGTATTGTTTTTTTCCCTGACCATTCACCATTAGTGCTTGAGCTATAGTTTCCCCAGCAACCTCCTATGTGTTATCAACAGCGTCTTGATTCCATTTTACTCTCAGATGAGTTTGTCAATTGAATTTCTTCTGTAATTACCTTATTCCTAGAATTTAATTCAACCCCAGGTATGTCCTGCTCTTCCATATGGGAGTCCCTCAGAGCAAACCTACGTGGCCCAATTAGTTCTTACACAGCCAACAAAAATCACCCTCAGCGGCTTTGAGACCTGAGCAAAGTACAGTAGAGCTACATTGGATGAGAAGTATGCTACAGATCCTTCCTCTGATCTATATAAAGAACGCCAGCTACTCCCAATCTGAATTTGACGAGCTCTCGACCAGACAAGCTGAACAATTACTCTTACGAGCTCGATACAGAGTGTATGAGCAAGGCGACAAGGCCAGTAAATTCCTTGCACAACCAGATCCGTAAATCCGAGGCATCACGTTTAATCCCACAAATAAGGACCCTGTCTGACGCTACCACAGTTATACATAAAGAGATCAGTGATCAATTCTATTCAATTCAAACAATTTTTCTCTGTGCTATAAACCTCTGAATCTCTTCAAGACCCTTTGCTGATTGATTCATTCTTCGATGGTCTGAATATGCCTTCAATTGATACAGACTACCATGACGGTTAAGAAGAAGAATTTACACCTGAGGAGATTGCAACTGCAGTATCCTCAATGAAAAGTAGTAAATCACCAGGTCCTGACGGTTTTCCAAACAAATTTTATAGGACGTTTTCCGGTCTGCTTTGCCCATTCCTGTCTCGATTATTTGCAGACTGCCTTAATTCATCAAAGCTAACACCTAGTCTTTATCAGGCTTACATTTCATTACtattaaagaaaacaaagatcCCCTGGAATGTGGATCTTATCGCCCAATCTCGCTTTTAAACTGTTATTACAAAATCCTAGCCCTTAAACATCCATATGGAAGGCTCGCTGCACCAAGTAATACACTCTGACCAGAATGGCTTTATGAGAAATtggcatttgtttttcaatattaGACAccttatgaatatactgtactcccCAGGGTTGGGAGACCCAGAGGTGGTGGTCTCACTCAATGCGGAAAAAGCTTTTGACCACGTTGAGTGGGACTACCTAACAGCCGCCCTTTATAGATTTGGCTTTGGTCCCAAATTCATTGCGTGGGAAAATAGTCTTTATTTCTCTCCCATGGCTTCAGTACGGACTAGCAACTTGTTCTCTGACTATTTTCCCTTGCACCGCGGATCCAGACAGGGTTGTCCACTATCCCCATTGTTATTTGCTTTGGCAATTGAGTCCCTTACCATCACACTGTGGTCTAATGAGGCTGTTCAAGGTATACTCAGGACGGGCTTAGAGCAGAATGTCTCGCCATATGCTGACAACCTCCTTTTGTTTATCTCCAACCCTGATACCTCATTACCTTATCTATTATataaaatagaaaaatatatttgaatttttttttttactttcatTTGGTCCAGCGGATGGTCAGTCTATGGCCATGACTGTCTGTGAGtgtgagtggttacatttctccaccCCTATCCATATTGCCCTTTAACCTCTGTACCCTTCTGCCCAGTGTGTTTAACTTGTGTAAAATACAGTATCTTTAtaggtaaaaaaataataataataataataataatgttttacTTGCATATATTATTTAGattgtttattgtgttgtcttatTTTGTATGTAAAACTGAATAAACagagtttaaaaaaacaaacagacaTAAGTGTGAGATGGGGAGCATTACCTTCTTAAGCCCACAGTCGAAAATGTCTGGGCGGCTGATGTCGAAACAAAGGAGCACCGCGTCAGAGTCACTATAACAGAGAGGCCTCACGTTGTCATAGTAGGGAGaacctagaggagaggagagacacttGTTAACAGGGGTCCAAGACAACATGAAGCAAATGCTTCAATGGAGAGCTTACAATGAAAGACAAAAAAAATACTTCGTCAAAACCACCTCCACAAACACTATATTGGGTAGACTGTTTTTCTTTTCTAAATATAATGCAGGAAGGAGACATCATATTTatttaatagagagagagagagagagagagagagagagagagagagaaagagagagagaaagagagagagaaagagagagagaaagagagagagaaagagagaaagaaagagagagagaaagagagagagagaaagaaagagagagagagagaaagagaagagaaagagagagaaagagagagagaaagagaaagagaaagagagagagagagagagagaaagagagagagaaagagaaagagaaagagagagagagagagagagagagagagagagagagagagagagagagagagagagagagaaagagagagagagaaagagaaagagaaagagagagagagagagcagggattAACTTGGGGGGGATATCACTTCTCATACTGAGCTGGGCTGTACAATGctgtccctttcctctctcttttccctctcatcctctcccctatTGGTCTTtcagagggggagatgaggacaACCACGGCACTAAATCCACAATGATCTTTTTTAGCAGTGGATTAGGCAAGTGGAACAGAACAGTGAGGCTGGCTGGGGGCGGCAGAGCAGGCAGATGCTCCTACTCATGTGCTCGGAATCCTTAAGCAactatttccccctctctctctctctctcccctctaaacGCCTCCTTGTCCTCCCCCCACTCAGCACAGCGCAATACCTCCAGTCCCTCTGCCGTTACCACAGCAACAGCCTTGGAATCCTCCATATGCATAAGGCattccccccacccctccttaaAGGCTGGCCGCAACTGCCAATCAATCATTTTACACATCCCGCAAACACACTGCTGTGCCTTActgcccacccacccacctaccctgCTTCCTGCTCTACACATTCCTCTGTTAAAACAATGTTGAGgcgcacacacatgcatgaaAACGCCTGCACACATGTATAAgggcacacacacagtcaagcatgcacaccacgcacacacacacacacacacaccccttggtTACTTGAGTCTCTCGTTCACTTTGTTTATTGGTTATATTCGGCATCAGTGAAAGGTTATTCTCACATCATAGTCTAATCGAAGGGAAAATGAGAGGCTCGAAGGGATAATCTTGTTCCAATGGGCAGCTAATGGGTATAATTGATCTATATTTCCCATTATGGCTATGAATACCACAATAGCCGATGGCGCCACCGTTCATTACCTATTCCATTTATCCAAGCCAACGTATGTACAGTGTGATGTACAGAACAACACTGTATCACCGACTCCAAAAGAGCACAATGAACACGGGCGCGTGTTCATATAGATCAGTCCATAAATAGTTAATGATTCTCCACATTATCAAAGGGTGCAATTGAATTAGCCCGCTGCTGTGAGACGTGTTTGGAATAATGACAAGCTGTGGTAGAATATCTGAGTAGCTTTAATGTTCTGTGTCGCTACTGTAGCCGGGAACAATGGGACT from Oncorhynchus keta strain PuntledgeMale-10-30-2019 chromosome 27, Oket_V2, whole genome shotgun sequence carries:
- the rnd1b gene encoding rho family GTPase 1b → MKERRNTQPLVVRCKLVLVGDVQCGKTAILQVLAKDCYPETYVPTVFENYTACLELEEQRVELSLWDTSGSPYYDNVRPLCYSDSDAVLLCFDISRPDIFDCGLKKWKTEILDFCPSTRILLIGCKTDLRTDVCTLMELSNQKQVPITHEQGSSMAKQLGAEAYLECSAFTSEKSIHSVFRTAALACINKLQPLPKTSPTRRLSKRLLHLPSRSELLSSTFKKEKTKSCSVM